A section of the Acidobacterium capsulatum ATCC 51196 genome encodes:
- a CDS encoding ABC transporter permease, translated as MRSLHRFLIRLRNLATGRRGDARLREEMEDYVARETEANLRAGMSEEQARRQARIKLGAAEAIREQYHAEEGLPILECLAQDTRYSLRQMRRAPGFALMVVLTMALGIAATTTMFTVVYSTLLRNLPYPQSERIVAIHDTRITGRSAGGLMTGPRFYDIETRNRSFSSLAYFYFNESTLIVGKKLPTHVNAAVVNAGFWDVFDTAPMLGRVLDAKDDVPHAPLTVVLSYPGWQRLFGGNPNVIGKQVTLDQQTATIVGVMPRDFSAPAGVDFWRASQLGPNSWGSYRGDGLRGWNVFGRLRPGVTPAQAQADLERIGEQLRREYPSSDGAWRFTSETLREDLYGHVQPALVALQIASALLLLIACINVANLLLSRATARQREVALRRALGASRRRVAFQLLVESGLLGLAGGGAGILLAFALTRTAATSLPGILGRPGTIHMNGIVIGIALLISLATGIVFGVAPVLETRKVQLHSALKKGEARLGGSSGNRLRSVLVGTQVGLSLVLLVGASLLAESMWNLTKQPLGFKPEHLLTVRLVLPFGTKPAVARNFFNDVQQRIENLPGVEAAGQINAPPMMDFHLRVRYGADWLPQVANQPAISADIRSIAGNLLEAMGTPLLAGRAFAAEDQVSKLPPVLVNEALVREFLPRGNPIGHHLLRNGQAHEIVGVVADVRGVSGSIAAEPGPVVYSPANADDSWHRYFLVRTTVPPEEVVKSIREQVYQADPRESVGRIETMDQLLSDAVAQPRLNAAVFASFAGTALLLACVGIYGVVSYFAAQRRQEIGVRMALGATRGDIARIFVWRAMVPAAIGLATGTVVSLAANRLLRSQLYGVQPDDLRLYLASLLVLLAPLLVATLRPAIRAGKTEPMEALRTE; from the coding sequence ATGAGGTCTCTCCATCGATTCCTGATTCGTCTGCGCAATCTTGCCACTGGCCGTCGCGGCGATGCACGGCTGCGCGAGGAGATGGAAGACTATGTGGCGCGCGAGACGGAAGCCAATTTGCGGGCCGGTATGAGCGAGGAGCAGGCGCGGCGGCAGGCGCGGATAAAGCTTGGCGCGGCGGAGGCGATCCGGGAGCAGTACCACGCAGAGGAGGGATTGCCCATACTGGAATGCCTGGCCCAGGACACACGATACTCGCTGCGGCAGATGAGACGCGCACCAGGATTTGCGTTGATGGTGGTGCTGACGATGGCACTGGGGATTGCGGCGACGACAACGATGTTCACGGTAGTATATTCGACACTTCTTCGGAACTTGCCTTATCCACAGTCGGAGAGGATCGTCGCGATCCACGACACGCGGATTACCGGGCGATCGGCCGGTGGTCTGATGACGGGTCCGCGGTTCTACGACATTGAGACGCGAAACCGGAGCTTCTCCAGTCTGGCGTACTTTTACTTCAACGAGAGCACCCTGATTGTGGGAAAGAAGTTGCCCACCCACGTGAATGCAGCGGTAGTGAATGCAGGATTCTGGGATGTCTTTGACACCGCGCCAATGCTGGGACGGGTACTCGATGCGAAGGACGACGTGCCGCATGCACCGCTGACCGTGGTGTTGAGTTATCCGGGATGGCAGCGGCTTTTCGGAGGCAATCCGAACGTAATCGGAAAACAGGTGACGCTGGATCAGCAGACGGCGACGATTGTGGGGGTAATGCCGCGAGATTTTTCTGCGCCGGCAGGCGTGGACTTTTGGCGCGCGTCGCAGTTAGGTCCGAATAGCTGGGGCAGTTATCGGGGCGACGGGCTACGGGGCTGGAATGTATTTGGGAGGTTGCGGCCGGGTGTAACTCCGGCGCAGGCTCAGGCCGATCTGGAGCGGATCGGGGAGCAACTCAGAAGGGAGTATCCGTCGAGCGACGGCGCGTGGCGGTTCACCAGCGAGACGCTGCGCGAGGACCTGTACGGTCACGTGCAACCGGCATTGGTGGCCTTGCAGATCGCGTCGGCGCTGCTGCTGCTGATCGCTTGCATCAATGTGGCCAACCTGCTCTTGTCTCGCGCGACGGCTCGGCAGCGGGAGGTTGCGCTGCGGCGGGCGCTGGGTGCGTCGCGACGGCGCGTGGCCTTTCAGTTATTGGTGGAGAGCGGGCTGCTCGGGTTGGCAGGTGGTGGTGCGGGAATCCTCCTGGCATTTGCGCTCACGCGCACTGCCGCTACCAGCCTGCCGGGGATTCTGGGGAGGCCGGGCACGATCCACATGAACGGGATTGTGATTGGGATCGCTCTACTGATTTCGCTGGCGACTGGAATCGTGTTCGGAGTGGCTCCGGTTCTGGAAACACGGAAGGTGCAGTTGCATTCGGCGCTCAAGAAAGGTGAGGCGCGCCTCGGAGGATCGTCGGGTAACCGGTTGCGCAGCGTCCTGGTGGGGACGCAGGTAGGTCTGTCTCTGGTGCTGCTGGTGGGTGCCTCGCTGCTGGCGGAGTCGATGTGGAACTTGACGAAGCAGCCACTGGGATTTAAGCCGGAACATCTGCTGACGGTTCGGCTGGTGCTGCCGTTTGGCACGAAGCCGGCGGTGGCACGCAATTTCTTCAACGACGTGCAACAACGAATTGAAAATCTCCCTGGAGTAGAGGCTGCGGGGCAGATCAATGCGCCGCCGATGATGGACTTTCATCTGCGCGTCAGATACGGTGCCGACTGGCTGCCGCAAGTTGCCAATCAGCCGGCAATCAGCGCGGACATCCGGAGTATCGCCGGGAATTTGCTGGAGGCGATGGGGACACCACTGCTGGCGGGGAGAGCGTTTGCGGCGGAAGACCAGGTTTCGAAACTACCACCGGTACTGGTGAACGAGGCTCTGGTGCGGGAGTTTCTGCCCAGGGGAAATCCAATCGGACATCACCTGCTTCGGAATGGACAGGCGCACGAGATCGTGGGCGTGGTTGCCGATGTGCGAGGGGTATCGGGATCGATCGCAGCGGAGCCTGGACCGGTTGTCTACTCGCCTGCGAACGCCGATGACAGTTGGCATCGCTACTTTCTGGTGCGGACGACTGTGCCGCCGGAAGAAGTCGTAAAGTCGATTCGCGAGCAGGTTTACCAGGCGGACCCGCGCGAGTCGGTAGGCCGGATCGAGACGATGGATCAGCTACTCAGCGATGCTGTGGCGCAACCACGGCTGAACGCAGCGGTGTTTGCGTCCTTTGCCGGGACCGCATTGCTGCTGGCCTGCGTTGGAATTTATGGAGTGGTATCGTATTTTGCCGCGCAGCGCAGGCAAGAGATTGGCGTCCGGATGGCACTCGGAGCGACGCGAGGTGACATTGCACGAATATTCGTGTGGCGGGCGATGGTCCCGGCAGCGATAGGCCTGGCGACCGGTACTGTGGTCTCGCTGGCAGCGAACAGGCTGTTACGCAGTCAGCTATACGGGGTGCAACCGGATGATCTGCGGCTTTACCTTGCATCCCTGCTGGTCCTGCTGGCGCCCCTGCTGGTGGCTACCCTCAGGCCGGCGATACGCGCAGGCAAGACAGAGCCGATGGAAGCGTTGAGAACGGAATGA